A window of the Brassica napus cultivar Da-Ae chromosome C5, Da-Ae, whole genome shotgun sequence genome harbors these coding sequences:
- the LOC111211933 gene encoding protein Iojap, chloroplastic yields the protein MASSTVAGAPLTGGSRLTCWSSQIPRKLSSSSLLCLNNGDLSAPYNFPLRLSRGGRVQTTLSNSKSFAVGKEAEDGFLSDVSEDSDEMFDELFNKYGKVVYKSDDLKSPAAEVDDDAESLAFAVEMAKVASEVKAGDIKVLFVKPLVYWTRFFILTTAFSRPQIDAIGSRMRDLAEKKYGRVANGDVKPNAWTLLDFGDVVIHIFLPPQRTFYNLEDFYGNAMSVPLPFQDEPPPRS from the exons ATGGCATCTTCCACCGTCGCCGGAGCTCCGCTTACCGGGGGTTCTCGATTAACATGTTGGTCCTCTCAAATACCTAGaaagctttcttcttcatcactgTTATGCCTCAACAATGGAGATCTCTCTGCACCATATAATTTCCCTTTGCGACTCTCTAGAGGAGGCAGAGTTCAGACAACTCTCAGTAACTCGAAGAGCTTCGCCGTGGGAAAGGAAGCTGAAGATGGCTTCCTCTCG GATGTAAGTGAAGATAGTGACGAGATGTTCGACGAATTGTTCAACAAATACGGGAAAGTTGTTTACAAGAGCGACGATCTAAAGTCTCCAGCAGCTGAGGTTGATGACGACGCTGAAAGTTTAGCAT TTGCTGTTGAAATGGCTAAAGTTGCTAGTGAAGTGAAAGCTGGAGACATTAAGGTTCTCTTTGTGAAGCCTCTCGTCTACTGGACTCGTTTTTTCATCTTAACCACTGCATTTTCCCGCCCTCAAATCGATGCAATCGG TTCTAGGATGAGAGACCTGGCTGAGAAGAAGTATGGGAGAGTTGCTAATGGAGATGTGAAGCCAAATGCATGGACGTTGTTGGACTTTG GTGATGTGGTGATCCATATTTTCTTACCTCCGCAAAGAACCTTCTATAACTTGGAAGATTTCTACGGGAATGCTATGTCAGTTCCACTTCCGTTTCAAGATGAGCCACCACCTCgaagctga
- the LOC111211943 gene encoding histone acetyltransferase HAC5-like, giving the protein MTTSLRATSCAICQQDLEPAQRWRCQVCPDYEVCGPCCSNGIINHPHTLISTQSPTGQLRAVLLHVTTCCTTQCQYPRCRTVKLLLRHGVTCKKRVCNHCKRMWDIFRMHARNCREPQCTIPKCSEFRARFSRSQQQADSRRCGTTERR; this is encoded by the exons ATGACGACATCCTTGAGAGCCACGTCATGCGCCATCTGCCAGCAAGATCTCGAACCTGCTCAACGTTGGCGTTGCCAAGTTTGTCCTGACTATGAAGTTTGCGGCCCTTGTTGCTCAAACGGCATCATCAACCATCCACACACCCTCATTAGCACTCAATCACCCACTGgtcaa TTAAGAGCAGTGCTTCTACACGTGACGACATGCTGCACCACACAGTGCCAGTATCCAAGGTGTCGCACTGTCAAGCTTCTCCTCCGCCATGGTGTTACATGCAAAAAGAGAGTCTGCAATCATTGTAAGAGAATGTGGGATATCTTCCGTATGCACGCCAGAAACTGCAGGGAGCCCCAATGCACAATACCCAAATGCAG TGAGTTTAGAGCTCGTTTTAGTAGAAGTCAACAACAGGCAGATTCAAGACGCTGTGGTACGACAGAGAGACGCTGA
- the LOC111211931 gene encoding NAC domain-containing protein 21/22-like has translation MEVDFIVFQLFRPPFFFPISCLKPTIFLSISLSPSLLYTNTNLSSDDNQVTLINKPLHIKSEMEAEEENKGSISMVEAKLPPGFRFHPRDDELVCDYLMKRNVRSRYQPVVLIEVDLNKCEPWDIPQSARVGGKEWYFYSQKDRKYATGQRTNRATATGYWKATGKDRAIQRNGSLVGMRKTLVFYIGRAPKGRKTDWVMHEFRLQGTFIHHSPKEEWVLCRAFNKNNNEVDKDNNMRTCSHETAPPLMDSYINFNPHHIINQQVPCFSNLSQNQIGLVYKNPNLLSTNPSSDQMVLKALLRQLTKNTKESQSYGEGSSESQLTDVGIPSHDAWKY, from the exons ATGGAAGTTGACTTTAttgtttttcaattatttagACCACCGTTCTTCTTTCCTATCTCGTGCTTAAAACCTACGATATTCCTCTCCATCTCTCTATCTCCCTCCCTTCTTTACACAAATACTAACCTATCATCAGATGATAACCAGGTAACACTAATAAACAAACCTCTACATATCAAATCGGAAATGGAAGCTGAAGAGGAGAATAAGGGCAGTATAAGTATGGTCGAGGCTAAGCTGCCTCCTGGGTTTAGATTCCACCCGAGAGACGACGAGCTTGTCTGCGACTACTTAATGAAAAGAAACGTTCGCAGCCGCTATCAACCAGTTGTCTTGATCGAAGTCGATCTCAACAAGTGCGAGCCTTGGGACATTCCTC AATCGGCGAGAGTAGGAGGTAAAGAATGGTATTTTTACAGCCAAAAAGATCGGAAATACGCAACAGGGCAAAGAACAAACCGGGCTACGGCCACCGGTTATTGGAAAGCAACCGGTAAAGATAGAGCAATCCAAAGAAATGGTAGCCTTGTGGGCATGAGAAAGACACTTGTGTTTTACATAGGTCGAGCCCCTAAGGGTCGTAAAACTGATTGGGTCATGCACGAGTTTCGTCTCCAAGGAACTTTTATCCACCACTCTCCCAAG gaagaATGGGTCTTGTGTAGAGCTTTCAACAAGAACAACAATGAAGTCGACAAGGACAACAACATGAGAACCTGCTCTCATGAAACAGCTCCTCCATTAATGGACTCTTACATCAATTTCAATCCTCATCACATCATCAACCAGCAAGTGCCCTGCTTCTCCAATCTGTCACAGAATCAAATCGGTTTGGTCTACAAGAATCCCAACCTGTTGTCTACTAATCCTTCATCTGATCAGATGGTTCTCAAAGCTTTGCTACGTCAGCTCACCAAGAATACCAAAGAATCACAGAGCTATGGAGAAGGAAGCTCAGAGAGCCAGTTGACCGACGTTGGCATACCAAGCCACGATGCTTGGAAATATTGA
- the LOC111211932 gene encoding uncharacterized protein LOC111211932, producing the protein MAANGLPTLGRVKLCDLLPTEGLPSDSYKLAVSTLSQSLAQYSAAIIQFPSADAALLRSGLDSARLYFHQRDSYPSTNESREWCKTSGYYSDPHSWQESYEYRPGLTFTEAAAASMEFPPSGLPDIFGLLGKASRLVLDAIGFYLNLRSSPFTEILDNVPLRSNEVSSSVLSVCCYARPSFHHHHNLAEDEQLLLYSDHDHQLDKSLISFVKSDKAGLHVRDMHGQWILVDVDLGPQEAVVYPGLALYQATAGYVSPAVYRTDLNSMQGSIEGRFSLAFKLMPKSMTNLSCSEMRAAGHGVDAQFLIPVSVDDFMQRPHSNDELFNRQTLQSFSVPQSQDGSMKQMKKRKKSDSRLKPLPPSKRLRLEAQRVLKERVQEIADKKGIKLRFCNPKDCESNHNTMNSPCAHIKMEIGWPQGVPFVHPHDLPNKAKIGFLETYEPGWSETHDMELSLSEAAQGNQHVI; encoded by the exons ATGGCAGCCAATGGTCTCCCTACATTAGGTCGCGTCAAGCTCTGTGATTTACTTCCCACCGAAGGCTTACCTTCCGACTCCTACAAGCTAGCCGTCTCAACACTATCTCAATCCTTAGCACAATACTCCGCCGCAATCATCCAGTTCCCCTCCGCCGACGCAGCCCTCCTCAGATCCGGCCTCGACTCCGCAAGACTCTATTTCCACCAACGTGACTCGTACCCCTCCACCAACGAATCAAGAGAATGGTGCAAGACCTCTGGATACTACTCAGACCCTCACTCATGGCAAGAGAGCTACGAGTATAGACCTGGCTTGACCTTCACGGAGGCGGCAGCTGCCTCCATGGAGTTCCCTCCTTCTGGTTTGCCTGACATCTTTGGTTTGTTAGGGAAAGCTTCTCGCTTGGTTCTTGACGCGATTGGTTTCTATCTGAACTTGAGAAGCTCTCCTTTTACCGAGATTCTTGATAATGTCCCCTTGAGGAGTAACGAGGTTTCTTCCTCCGTGTTGTCTGTTTGCTGCTACGCGAGGCCTTcgtttcatcatcatcataactTGGCTGAAGACGAGCAGCTTCTCTTGTACTCAGATCACGACCACCAGCTCGACAAGAGTCTGATCTCCTTTGTGAAGTCGGATAAGGCGGGTCTGCACGTTAGGGACATGCACGGGCAGTGGATTCTGGTGGATGTGGATCTTGGGCCTCAAGAGGCTGTTGTCTACCCGGGGCTGGCTCTTTACCAGGCGACGGCTGGCTATGTGAGTCCTGCGGTGTATAGAACTGATTTGAACAGTATGCAAGGGAGTATAGAAGGGAGATTCTCATTGGCTTTTAAACTCATGCCTAAGTCGATGACTAATCTGAGCTGTTCGGAGATGAGAGCGGCGGGACATGGTGTTGATGCTCAGTTTCTGATTCCGGTTTCGGTTGATGACTTTATGCAGAGGCCTCACTCGAATGATGAGCTCTTTAACAGACAGACTTTGCAGAGCTTCAGTGTCCCTCAGTCACAGGATG GATCTATGAAACAGAtgaaaaagaggaagaagagtgaTTCAAGACTAAAACCTCTCCCACCATCGAAGCGGCTGAGGTTAGAAGCGCAGAGAGTTCTCAAGGAACGAGTTCAGGAGATTGCAGATAAGAAAGgaatcaaactcagattctgcAACCCCAAGGACTGCGAGAGTAACCACAATACAATGAACAGCCCTTGCGCGCATATTAAAATGGAGATAGGCTGGCCTCAGGGAGTTCCATTTGTTCATCCTCACGACCTCCCAAACAAAGCTAAAATCGGGTTCCTTGAGACGTATGAGCCAGGATGGTCTGAAACACATGATATGGAGCTTAGTCTCTCAGAAGCCGCTCAAGGAAACCAACACGTGATTTAA
- the LOC111211929 gene encoding A-agglutinin anchorage subunit-like has product MTSVCVKNVGTSPEKLPPASHSRKSSKTSVTSLESQPVDPQLEDPVDFEFLLEDPVTMLTADELFSDGKLVPLKFSSGTNPEEKPMVPAVNTVLEKPCRRLEMEIDPYLFSPRAPRCTVRWRELLGLKRLNKTPEEAYPPSSSSSRLSSSTPNPKTSSFRQFLNRSSKSTTASPPQAMIKDSDISESSTSISSSRLSLSSSSSSGHELDDVPRLSLDLDNKPNAPNPFARSRAHHHLRNQRKPRRHDETTESSNDTRALTVTADSPRLNASGKIVFHGLERSSSSPGNFTGGPRMKQHHGMPRSQSAHVRITPVLNVPVSSLRGGPKSGLFFGQLFTSSTSANRAQLQSSNTAKNRTNRTRLEPTSET; this is encoded by the coding sequence ATGACGTCGGTTTGCGTTAAAAACGTTGGTACTTCTCCGGAGAAGCTACCCCCGGCGAGTCACTCTCGGAAGAGCTCCAAAACATCAGTTACGAGCCTTGAATCTCAACCGGTGGATCCTCAGTTGGAAGATCCAGTGGACTTTGAGTTTCTTCTCGAAGATCCCGTCACAATGCTAACCGCCGACGAGCTTTTCTCCGACGGAAAGCTAGTCCCGCTTAAATTCTCCAGCGGGACTAATCCGGAGGAGAAGCCTATGGTTCCGGCGGTTAACACAGTACTGGAGAAACCATGCCGAAGATTGGAGATGGAGATCGATCCTTACCTCTTCTCCCCGAGAGCTCCTCGCTGCACCGTGAGGTGGCGTGAGTTATTGGGCCTTAAGAGACTCAACAAAACGCCGGAAGAAGCTTACCcaccgtcgtcgtcgtcgtcgcgGTTGTCTTCTTCAACTCCAAATCCCAAGACGAGCTCGTTTAGGCAGTTTCTCAACCGGAGCTCCAAATCTACAACCGCATCTCCTCCTCAGGCGATGATAAAAGACTCAGACATCTCCGAGTCGTCAACGTCGATCTCCTCCTCCCGTCTCTCCCTCTCGTCTTCGTCTTCCTCCGGCCACGAGCTCGACGACGTTCCTAGACTCTCTCTAGATCTCGACAACAAACCCAACGCTCCAAACCCCTTCGCTAGGTCACGTGCACACCACCACTTGCGCAACCAAAGGAAACCACGGCGTCATGATGAGACCACGGAGAGTAGTAATGACACGAGGGCGTTGACGGTGACGGCGGATAGTCCGAGACTCAACGCTTCGGGGAAGATCGTGTTTCATGGACTCGAGAGAAGCTCCAGCAGTCCCGGTAACTTCACCGGCGGACCGAGGATGAAACAGCACCATGGTATGCCGAGATCTCAGTCCGCACACGTCAGAATCACTCCTGTTCTTAACGTTCCTGTCTCTTCTCTCCGTGGTGGGCCCAAGTCAGGTCTCTTCTTTGGCCAGCTTTTCACTTCATCTACGTCTGCGAACAGAGCACAGTTACAGAGCAGCAACACTGCCAAGAACCGTACCAATCGAACCAGGCTTGAACCGACTAGCGAAACCTAA